A section of the Amycolatopsis sp. AA4 genome encodes:
- a CDS encoding MFS transporter has product MATVETEKTARPVLLVVGVVTVFFLILVDASGTIALRSAVSGYFGVGADRAGLVYACYFVAYAAPLLVAGRLGDRFGHRGVLLWSTAGFLLATLGASLAGTFPLLLVTRVVQGLLGGIATPQLLSLLKLHVPARLRGAAMTAHGVVVVIAFFGGPAFAGVSTVLASWRLFYLGQVPLGLVALVLIAAASGRVRPGVAALDSPSAVMSFVFPLVICVGLLVGGANLTVCLLLIAAGAVVLLVFLRRQRILPAQTVITPPRLFAVRDFSYASVVAVQLGFATTAMLAAVMQYLQADRGLGEVESGLILTPMAVLALLFAPVAARQTSRDREWYLVLAGFVLFALCMGFLALRGGPGTPIVVLLGLSAVCGIASTCVFGALSAVSIREVEPSLSGAASGLYNFGRQFGAALGASMTVVLTQLRRGDGFWSFLPGTHAGPALLVSTAVMITGAITTAAALRAQRARRG; this is encoded by the coding sequence GTGGCCACCGTTGAGACGGAGAAGACCGCGCGGCCGGTGCTGCTCGTCGTCGGCGTCGTCACGGTCTTCTTCCTCATTCTGGTCGACGCGTCCGGGACGATCGCCCTGCGTTCGGCGGTCAGCGGCTATTTCGGCGTGGGCGCGGATCGCGCCGGACTGGTGTATGCCTGCTATTTCGTCGCCTACGCCGCGCCGCTGCTGGTCGCGGGCAGGCTCGGCGACCGGTTCGGCCACCGCGGGGTGCTGCTGTGGAGCACCGCGGGCTTCCTGCTGGCGACGCTCGGCGCGAGCCTCGCTGGAACGTTCCCGCTTCTCCTGGTGACCCGCGTCGTCCAGGGACTGCTCGGCGGGATCGCCACTCCGCAACTGCTCAGCCTGCTGAAGCTGCACGTTCCGGCGCGGTTGCGTGGCGCGGCGATGACCGCACACGGCGTGGTGGTCGTGATCGCGTTCTTCGGTGGTCCCGCTTTCGCCGGGGTGAGCACGGTGCTCGCGTCGTGGCGGCTGTTCTACCTCGGCCAGGTGCCGTTGGGGCTGGTCGCGCTGGTCCTCATCGCCGCCGCGTCCGGGCGGGTCCGTCCCGGCGTTGCCGCGCTCGATTCGCCCAGCGCGGTCATGAGTTTCGTCTTCCCGCTGGTGATCTGCGTGGGCCTCCTCGTCGGCGGTGCGAACCTCACCGTCTGCCTGCTGCTGATCGCCGCCGGGGCGGTCGTACTCCTGGTTTTCCTGCGGCGGCAACGCATCCTGCCCGCTCAGACCGTGATCACCCCGCCGCGCTTGTTCGCCGTTCGCGACTTTTCCTACGCTTCGGTCGTCGCCGTGCAACTCGGTTTCGCCACAACCGCGATGCTCGCCGCGGTGATGCAGTACCTGCAGGCGGACCGCGGTCTCGGCGAGGTCGAGTCCGGGCTCATCCTCACGCCGATGGCGGTGCTGGCTTTGCTGTTCGCCCCGGTGGCTGCGCGTCAGACGTCCCGCGACCGGGAGTGGTACCTGGTGCTGGCCGGGTTCGTGTTGTTCGCGCTGTGCATGGGTTTCCTCGCGCTGCGCGGCGGCCCCGGCACGCCGATCGTCGTGCTGCTCGGCCTGTCGGCGGTTTGCGGGATCGCGTCGACCTGCGTTTTCGGAGCGCTGAGCGCGGTTTCGATCCGGGAGGTGGAACCGTCGCTGAGCGGTGCGGCGTCCGGGCTCTACAACTTCGGACGACAGTTCGGTGCGGCCCTCGGCGCCAGCATGACCGTGGTGCTGACGCAGCTGCGGCGGGGCGACGGTTTCTGGAGTTTCCTGCCGGGCACGCACGCCGGGCCCGCGCTGCTGGTGAGCACGGCGGTGATGATCACGGGAGCGATCACCACCGCCGCGGCTCTGCGGGCTCAGCGCGCCCGGCGCGGCTGA
- a CDS encoding acyl carrier protein translates to MTHIDTSGTAVRERITKFVVGRASYYLDLPDSAVDVDRPLGDYGVDSVYLLSIVTDLEEELDVELDPQKLAEVRTVRELADKVALELPE, encoded by the coding sequence ATGACACACATCGACACGTCCGGAACCGCGGTTCGGGAGCGGATCACCAAGTTCGTCGTCGGGCGCGCTTCCTACTACCTCGACCTCCCGGACTCGGCGGTCGACGTCGACCGGCCCCTCGGCGACTACGGCGTCGACTCGGTCTACCTGCTCAGCATCGTGACCGATCTGGAGGAAGAACTCGACGTCGAACTCGATCCGCAGAAGCTCGCGGAAGTCCGCACGGTGCGCGAGCTGGCGGACAAGGTCGCCCTGGAGCTGCCGGAGTGA
- a CDS encoding 1-acyl-sn-glycerol-3-phosphate acyltransferase: MMTPRRVWRQRDLRPSFFALKYVFPGPLLKAIIRPKVKGLERLSAEGPIILAPNHLSPFDPFLLSLVCPRRIVFLAKREYFEAPGIRGRLMRLLFESQGQISTIRGGTIGGLNAVDVSVANLEAGKVFGVFPEGTRGRPGLLYRGHTGVAQAAFRTGVPVHPVVITGTADFSLGALLSGKLTHCSVEIGEPIAPPEGNVKSPKELHRFTRQVMAGIAELGGLEIQDRFSPGRAS; the protein is encoded by the coding sequence ATGATGACTCCGCGGCGCGTGTGGCGGCAGCGGGACCTGAGGCCGTCGTTTTTCGCGTTGAAATACGTCTTCCCCGGCCCGCTGCTCAAAGCGATCATCCGGCCGAAGGTGAAGGGACTGGAACGGCTCAGCGCCGAAGGCCCGATCATCCTGGCCCCCAACCACCTTTCCCCGTTCGACCCGTTCCTGCTCTCGCTCGTGTGCCCCCGCCGGATCGTGTTCCTCGCCAAGCGCGAGTACTTCGAGGCCCCCGGAATCCGCGGGCGGCTGATGCGCCTGCTGTTCGAAAGCCAGGGCCAGATCAGCACAATCCGCGGCGGCACGATCGGCGGCCTCAACGCCGTCGACGTCTCCGTGGCCAACTTGGAGGCCGGAAAGGTCTTCGGCGTGTTCCCCGAGGGCACGCGCGGCAGGCCGGGCCTGCTCTACCGCGGCCACACCGGGGTCGCGCAGGCCGCGTTCCGCACCGGGGTGCCGGTGCATCCGGTCGTGATCACCGGAACGGCGGACTTCTCGCTCGGCGCGTTGCTGTCGGGCAAACTGACCCACTGCTCGGTCGAGATCGGCGAACCCATCGCGCCGCCGGAGGGCAACGTGAAGAGCCCGAAGGAACTCCACCGGTTCACGCGGCAGGTCATGGCGGGGATCGCGGAACTCGGCGGGTTGGAAATCCAGGACCGGTTCTCGCCGGGTCGGGCAAGCTGA
- a CDS encoding SDR family NAD(P)-dependent oxidoreductase, with translation MEERLTEKTAIVTGGNKGLGFAMSEALLAEGASVLCASRTPGRTGELRERFGDRVRHCETDVTDAESVAAALKTAAETFGGVDIVVSNAAVRHDGFVKKLTPGEWRETVETCLTATFLLTNAAVPYLSERGGRIVNISSGMARRPMPGAAAYSASKAGVEMLTRTSAVELARYGITVNCISPGLFDVGMGADLQKVPGLWEKYLENISLGRAGNSEDIGRALVYFCTEASSYVNGHVLELDGGYLG, from the coding sequence ATGGAAGAACGACTCACCGAAAAGACCGCGATCGTGACGGGCGGCAACAAGGGCCTCGGGTTCGCGATGTCCGAAGCCCTCCTCGCCGAGGGCGCCAGCGTGCTGTGCGCCTCGCGCACCCCGGGACGGACCGGCGAACTCCGCGAACGCTTCGGCGACCGGGTACGGCACTGCGAAACCGACGTCACGGACGCGGAGTCCGTGGCCGCCGCGCTGAAAACGGCCGCGGAGACGTTCGGCGGGGTCGACATCGTCGTGTCGAACGCCGCGGTGCGGCACGACGGGTTCGTCAAGAAGCTCACGCCGGGCGAATGGCGCGAGACCGTCGAAACCTGCCTCACCGCCACGTTTCTGCTGACCAACGCCGCCGTCCCGTACCTGTCCGAGCGCGGCGGGCGGATCGTCAACATCTCGTCCGGAATGGCCCGGCGGCCGATGCCCGGCGCGGCCGCCTACAGCGCGAGCAAGGCGGGCGTCGAGATGCTCACCCGGACCAGCGCCGTCGAACTCGCCCGGTACGGCATCACCGTCAACTGCATCTCCCCCGGCCTGTTCGACGTCGGCATGGGAGCGGATCTCCAGAAGGTGCCCGGGCTGTGGGAGAAGTACCTGGAGAACATCTCGCTCGGCCGCGCCGGGAACAGCGAGGACATCGGCCGCGCCCTCGTCTACTTCTGCACCGAGGCGAGCAGTTACGTCAACGGGCACGTGCTCGAACTCGACGGCGGCTACCTCGGCTGA
- a CDS encoding acyltransferase, translating into MSLAREVRGELPLKPTPRVQLHSLTGLRGVLAALAFLCHFTTLHLLPQDGHIRFVTTEMASILVPVQYAGMNVFFAMSGFVMAWAARPDDTAQAFWRRRFARLYPIYFVTTILAAVALFVLHMPTSIGNVLSHVFLLQAWAPDQGVIYGVNPVSWSLSVEVFFYLVFPALLLLLSRATDRLLWITMAVLLVLSWWLPFLVGDTFTLAHSSGSSFFNHSEQGGEFTFWFTMIFPVFRLIDFVTGAAVGMLLRRGTWRGPNMPVTLVLVAVMFVIDFLFLPNRIQRVGGLLPVVLLLMATLSRADLAGRTSWLRARPFVWFGDRSYSFYLVHVLAFLPLQPVFLRLYTEIGFIPAPSLDLPLPLLLFNLLLSFSICTLAAWALHKYIEVPMSRRLRRVKK; encoded by the coding sequence ATGAGCCTGGCCAGGGAGGTTCGCGGCGAGCTTCCGCTCAAACCGACTCCCCGCGTCCAGCTGCACTCCCTGACCGGATTGCGCGGCGTGCTCGCCGCGCTCGCGTTCCTGTGCCACTTCACCACGCTCCATCTGCTGCCGCAGGACGGGCACATCCGGTTCGTCACCACGGAAATGGCGTCGATCCTGGTGCCGGTCCAGTACGCCGGGATGAACGTCTTCTTCGCGATGAGCGGTTTCGTGATGGCGTGGGCGGCGCGGCCGGACGACACGGCGCAGGCGTTTTGGCGCCGCCGGTTCGCGCGGCTGTACCCGATTTATTTCGTGACCACGATCCTGGCCGCGGTCGCGTTGTTCGTGCTGCACATGCCGACGTCGATCGGAAACGTGCTGTCGCACGTGTTCCTGCTGCAGGCCTGGGCTCCGGACCAGGGCGTGATCTACGGCGTGAACCCGGTTTCGTGGTCGCTGAGCGTCGAGGTGTTCTTCTATCTCGTTTTCCCGGCGCTGCTCCTGCTGCTGAGCAGGGCGACCGACCGGCTGCTGTGGATCACGATGGCCGTCCTGCTGGTCCTGTCGTGGTGGCTGCCGTTCCTGGTGGGGGATACTTTCACTCTCGCGCATTCGTCTGGCTCCTCGTTTTTCAACCATTCGGAGCAGGGCGGCGAATTCACGTTCTGGTTCACCATGATCTTCCCGGTGTTCCGGCTCATCGACTTCGTCACCGGCGCGGCGGTGGGCATGCTGCTGCGGCGGGGCACGTGGCGCGGGCCGAACATGCCGGTCACGCTGGTCCTCGTCGCGGTCATGTTCGTGATCGACTTCCTGTTCCTGCCCAACCGGATCCAGCGCGTCGGCGGTCTGCTGCCGGTGGTGCTGCTGCTCATGGCGACCCTGTCGCGGGCGGATCTGGCCGGGCGGACGTCGTGGCTGCGGGCTCGCCCGTTCGTCTGGTTCGGCGACCGGTCCTACAGCTTCTACCTCGTGCACGTGCTGGCGTTCCTGCCGTTGCAGCCGGTGTTTTTGCGGCTCTACACGGAAATCGGGTTCATCCCGGCCCCGTCCCTGGACCTTCCGCTGCCGCTGCTGCTGTTCAACCTGCTCCTGTCCTTCAGCATCTGCACGCTCGCGGCCTGGGCGCTGCACAAGTACATCGAAGTGCCGATGTCCCGGCGGCTGCGCAGGGTCAAGAAATGA
- a CDS encoding acyl-CoA dehydrogenase family protein: MSIASTARPSIDLGDFFAEDNPCGLHALNDRFDRRVYPREVEEAALRAGFGKYTVPAALGGYLTDPWDLFVMARQVSQRSITPVIKYGSSLLGANPVWLWGSEEQRALVASRLLDGGVAGFAVSERDTGSDLQATRTTYRVRGPGEADLRGEKWPIGNAAKGSVCTTLARSDRGRLSVLLVDRTASPAVRAGDPATSIGMWGHDLGGIRFEGPAAAALVGPESIGVAQVLKTLQVTRTLISGLSLGSLDSALAIAVKYADRRKLYGQAISRLPEVREEILSMALDAALGELFAHISLRSLVLRPQSFALWSSIAKAGIPFLAERGIRAAQRVLGARSFLDTPYAWRLHQLSTEHDIAGIFEGTSHVNLRNALEQAGTALQERDPAALAPLVSVDSPPLAWQPSGRDLRLTSLGDNPILLELIHDLDAGTLPIEMSGRETAALREHLDRTRSGDRSSAAGYALVWTHLFGAVCGFLKVNADVLTSHQKDIAELAAVRALHLLGIRTACPDGLADRVVELVLQEDRAGWPAISVLNEKA; encoded by the coding sequence ATGAGCATCGCCAGCACCGCCCGGCCGTCGATCGACCTCGGCGATTTCTTCGCCGAGGACAATCCGTGCGGGCTGCACGCCCTCAACGACCGGTTCGACCGGCGGGTTTATCCGCGGGAGGTCGAGGAAGCCGCCCTGCGCGCGGGGTTCGGCAAGTACACGGTTCCCGCGGCCCTCGGCGGATACCTGACGGATCCCTGGGACCTCTTCGTCATGGCCCGGCAGGTCTCGCAGCGGTCCATCACGCCGGTGATCAAATACGGCTCCAGCCTGCTGGGCGCGAACCCCGTGTGGCTGTGGGGCAGCGAGGAGCAGCGGGCGCTCGTCGCGTCCCGGCTGCTCGACGGCGGGGTCGCCGGCTTCGCGGTGTCCGAACGCGACACCGGCAGCGACCTCCAGGCGACCCGCACGACCTACCGCGTGCGCGGTCCGGGCGAAGCGGATCTTCGCGGCGAGAAGTGGCCGATCGGCAACGCGGCCAAGGGCAGCGTCTGCACCACCCTCGCCCGTTCGGACCGGGGCAGGCTGTCCGTGCTGCTCGTCGACCGGACCGCCTCCCCCGCGGTCCGCGCCGGCGATCCCGCCACTTCCATCGGGATGTGGGGACACGACCTCGGCGGGATCCGCTTCGAGGGACCCGCGGCGGCCGCGCTGGTCGGGCCGGAGTCCATCGGGGTCGCCCAGGTGCTCAAGACGCTCCAGGTCACCCGCACGCTGATCTCCGGCCTGTCGCTCGGCAGCCTGGACAGCGCGCTGGCGATCGCGGTCAAGTACGCCGACCGGCGCAAGCTGTACGGGCAGGCCATCTCGCGGCTGCCCGAGGTGCGCGAGGAAATCCTGTCGATGGCGCTCGACGCCGCGCTCGGCGAACTCTTCGCGCACATCTCGCTCCGCTCGCTCGTCCTGCGTCCGCAGAGTTTCGCGCTCTGGTCGTCGATCGCCAAGGCCGGGATCCCGTTCCTCGCCGAACGCGGAATCCGTGCCGCGCAACGGGTTCTCGGCGCGCGGAGTTTCCTCGACACGCCGTACGCGTGGCGGCTGCACCAGCTTTCGACCGAACACGACATCGCCGGGATCTTCGAAGGAACGTCGCACGTCAACCTGCGCAACGCCCTCGAACAGGCCGGAACCGCGCTCCAGGAACGCGATCCCGCGGCGCTTGCCCCGCTGGTGTCCGTCGACAGCCCGCCGCTCGCGTGGCAGCCGTCCGGTCGCGACCTGCGGCTGACCAGCCTGGGAGACAACCCGATCCTGCTCGAACTGATCCACGACCTCGACGCCGGCACGCTGCCGATCGAGATGAGCGGGCGGGAAACCGCCGCGCTCCGCGAGCACCTCGACCGCACCCGGAGCGGCGACCGGTCCTCGGCCGCCGGGTACGCGCTCGTCTGGACGCACCTTTTCGGTGCGGTGTGCGGCTTCCTGAAGGTCAACGCGGACGTCCTCACCAGCCACCAAAAGGACATCGCCGAACTGGCCGCGGTGCGCGCGCTGCACCTGCTGGGCATCCGCACGGCGTGTCCGGACGGTCTCGCCGACCGCGTGGTCGAACTCGTGCTCCAGGAGGACCGAGCCGGGTGGCCCGCGATCAGCGTCCTGAACGAGAAGGCGTAG
- a CDS encoding sterol desaturase family protein, with protein sequence MKFKDPIKRGLPAISLILVAEALDALQDQKGDERKRYLKDTATSVAQGLIGLGFSSALRALMTIPYTYLYEHVAPSKRKLQSPRDWLILFIAVDFLVYVYHRNAHERRLLWAGHQVHHSSDYVNVSTAFRRKWSQWFEKLVWAPLPLLGYPPQAVFYMHAYHLVYGVFAHMDKIERMPRWFEKVFVSPSHHRVHHGVEPKYLDKNYGSILIIWDKLFGTFQEEEERPTYGLTKPVPTENVVGLQTFEFKDLWRDVRKARNARERVKYLFGPPGWEPGDAAGPAA encoded by the coding sequence GTGAAATTCAAAGACCCGATCAAACGCGGCCTGCCCGCCATTTCCCTGATTCTCGTCGCCGAGGCGCTCGACGCCCTGCAGGACCAGAAGGGCGACGAGCGCAAGCGCTACTTGAAAGACACCGCGACCTCGGTCGCGCAGGGCCTGATCGGACTGGGCTTCTCGAGCGCGCTGCGCGCCCTGATGACGATCCCGTACACCTACCTGTACGAGCACGTGGCGCCCAGCAAGCGCAAGCTGCAAAGCCCGCGGGACTGGCTGATCCTGTTCATCGCGGTCGATTTCCTGGTGTACGTCTACCACCGGAACGCGCACGAGCGGCGGCTGCTGTGGGCCGGGCACCAGGTGCACCATTCGAGCGACTACGTCAACGTCTCGACCGCGTTCCGCCGCAAGTGGTCGCAGTGGTTCGAAAAGCTGGTCTGGGCGCCGCTTCCGCTGCTGGGCTACCCGCCGCAAGCCGTCTTCTACATGCACGCCTACCACCTCGTCTACGGCGTGTTCGCGCACATGGACAAGATCGAGCGGATGCCGCGCTGGTTCGAGAAGGTTTTCGTTTCGCCGTCGCACCACCGCGTGCACCACGGCGTCGAGCCGAAGTACCTCGACAAGAACTACGGTTCGATCCTCATCATCTGGGACAAGCTGTTCGGCACGTTCCAGGAAGAGGAGGAGCGGCCTACGTACGGCCTGACGAAGCCGGTGCCGACCGAGAACGTCGTCGGCCTGCAGACGTTCGAGTTCAAGGACCTGTGGCGGGATGTCCGCAAGGCGCGGAACGCGCGGGAACGGGTCAAGTACCTCTTCGGCCCGCCGGGGTGGGAGCCCGGGGACGCGGCCGGTCCGGCCGCCTGA
- a CDS encoding nuclear transport factor 2 family protein, which yields MTRTIPICAAFEEAAVAGDLPALERLLADDVVLHSPVMPKPYQGRAAVMGLLTALSIALDEIRYPYPPMSDESGAAQRHALRFTASVDGKTVHGMDVLTVHNGLVREITVYARPMPALMSLARAVGKAAGGLP from the coding sequence GTGACGCGAACGATCCCGATCTGCGCGGCGTTCGAAGAGGCGGCGGTCGCCGGCGACCTGCCCGCGCTGGAACGCCTGCTGGCCGACGACGTCGTCCTGCACAGCCCGGTCATGCCCAAGCCCTACCAGGGCCGGGCGGCGGTGATGGGGCTGCTGACGGCGTTGTCGATCGCCCTCGACGAAATCCGGTACCCGTACCCGCCGATGTCGGACGAGAGCGGCGCCGCGCAACGGCACGCGTTGCGGTTCACCGCCTCGGTCGACGGCAAGACGGTGCACGGAATGGACGTGCTCACCGTCCACAATGGACTTGTCCGCGAAATCACCGTCTACGCCCGCCCGATGCCCGCGCTGATGTCCCTGGCGCGGGCCGTCGGCAAGGCGGCGGGAGGTCTCCCATGA
- a CDS encoding NAD(P)-binding domain-containing protein translates to MTSVAVLGSGLFGIAAVRGLRRSGFEATWLSEDPVPGGLWREESRASKVYPSLLMITPGGDSVFAEHRAELGNPDRFLRWREYADYLARAVPDGDEKRVFGARVRECRPVGDGWEVHADGEFVEKFDWIVNATGRNNRPSALPVPAEGTAYRYVHAAEYRELSDVRDARCLVVGLGQSGVDIASDLALRGNEVDCSIRSSSWIVPKYLLGKPARVSRASGLARRLGSPVKRRLTPHLLRFLVGRQDVWGLPEPAAGAMPVVSDLFLHVLRHGLVTLRPAVESLGEKEVCFADGSEERYDVVVSATGYEWALPHLPAAVEESVRDDGLLLGMVPPAVDRLILLNGFRCKGAAMACAEIQGELVPRIVRGDLASLARNVSPLSQDRARAGFTGPEYQDYLRGHR, encoded by the coding sequence GTGACTTCGGTCGCCGTGCTGGGCTCGGGGCTGTTCGGGATCGCGGCCGTCCGCGGCCTGCGGCGGTCCGGTTTCGAGGCGACCTGGCTGTCCGAGGATCCGGTTCCCGGCGGGTTGTGGCGCGAGGAATCCCGGGCCAGCAAGGTGTATCCGTCGCTGCTGATGATCACGCCCGGGGGAGACTCGGTGTTCGCCGAACACCGGGCGGAACTCGGCAATCCGGACCGGTTCCTGCGCTGGCGCGAGTACGCCGACTACCTTGCCCGGGCCGTACCGGACGGCGACGAGAAGCGCGTTTTCGGGGCTCGGGTGCGGGAATGCCGCCCGGTCGGGGACGGCTGGGAAGTGCACGCGGACGGCGAGTTCGTCGAGAAGTTCGACTGGATCGTCAACGCCACCGGCCGGAACAACCGTCCCAGTGCACTGCCGGTTCCGGCCGAGGGCACGGCCTACCGGTACGTGCACGCCGCGGAGTACCGGGAATTGTCGGACGTCCGGGACGCGCGGTGCCTGGTGGTCGGGCTCGGTCAGTCCGGAGTGGACATCGCGAGCGATCTCGCGCTCCGGGGGAACGAGGTCGACTGCAGTATCCGGTCCAGCAGCTGGATCGTCCCGAAGTACCTTCTCGGCAAACCGGCCCGGGTGTCGCGCGCGTCCGGACTCGCGCGGCGGCTCGGTTCGCCGGTCAAACGCCGGCTCACCCCGCATTTGCTGCGGTTCCTCGTCGGCAGACAGGACGTCTGGGGTCTGCCCGAGCCCGCGGCCGGGGCGATGCCCGTGGTCTCCGACCTGTTCCTGCACGTGCTCCGGCACGGTTTGGTGACCTTGCGCCCGGCGGTCGAGTCGTTGGGCGAGAAGGAGGTTTGCTTCGCGGACGGGAGCGAGGAGCGCTACGACGTCGTCGTGTCGGCAACCGGTTACGAATGGGCTTTGCCGCACCTGCCTGCCGCCGTGGAGGAATCGGTCCGAGATGACGGGCTCCTGCTGGGAATGGTGCCGCCCGCCGTGGACCGTCTCATCCTGCTCAACGGCTTCCGGTGCAAGGGGGCCGCGATGGCGTGCGCGGAGATCCAGGGCGAGCTGGTGCCGCGCATCGTGCGCGGCGACCTCGCCTCGCTGGCCCGGAACGTCTCTCCGCTGAGCCAAGACCGCGCGCGGGCCGGGTTCACCGGCCCGGAGTACCAGGATTATCTCCGTGGCCACCGTTGA
- a CDS encoding AMP-binding protein, which yields MHEMFLDRWTANVAGSAGSVAFCDFERDEILIDRKSSAEVDDQARRLAAALGEITSPCVVLALEHQFEFAYAFLACLLREVPAVPLPPPSGGSRAKERFGRIVNESDGAVVLTSRTAIPPEKAGDYPRARILYVEDLLGTAEPWPDTPAVSPDRVAMVQFTSGSTSSPKGVPITHGALGANLASLEELTGVTADDVGVGWIPFYHDMGLIGSLLLPMYRGFGVYFLSASAFIRRPGRWLDLIGQVRATISVAPDFGYRLCVDRVPAAWSGDLSTLRTLLNGSEPLSHATLKRFEDRFAAAGFDPSAWLPCYGMAEATLMVSGRRRGTGAVSRAFSARDLDHAGTARPCSDDGARRLVSSGRPVGCEVEIRKDGEPVPDGTVGSVLIRGENVFTGTYCRSIGSVPAVADAPAGRWWHESGDLGFFHEGELYVCGREADLISRNGVQHHAVDIERKLSEIARRDVPSAAFGIAHSTHDEAMVLLEVPRSLVRGEDGLGAVLDTWGQELAAALDLPRVGIQIVPVGSLPRTTSGKVQRGLARSRFRDQRFEAFGTSTVGQDIIALLKSSAATGNEVSAP from the coding sequence ATGCACGAGATGTTCCTGGACCGGTGGACCGCGAACGTGGCGGGCTCGGCGGGCTCCGTCGCCTTCTGCGACTTCGAGCGGGACGAGATCCTGATCGACCGGAAGTCGTCCGCGGAGGTCGACGACCAAGCCCGCCGCCTCGCCGCGGCGCTGGGCGAAATCACGAGCCCGTGCGTCGTGCTCGCGCTGGAGCACCAGTTCGAATTCGCGTACGCGTTCCTCGCCTGTCTCCTGCGCGAGGTTCCGGCCGTGCCGCTGCCGCCGCCGTCCGGCGGTTCCCGGGCGAAGGAACGCTTCGGCCGGATCGTGAACGAGAGCGACGGCGCGGTCGTCCTCACGTCCCGGACGGCGATCCCGCCGGAGAAGGCGGGCGACTATCCCCGGGCACGGATCCTCTACGTCGAAGACCTGCTGGGCACGGCCGAGCCGTGGCCGGACACACCCGCGGTGTCGCCCGACCGCGTGGCGATGGTGCAATTCACCTCGGGCTCCACGTCGTCGCCCAAGGGCGTGCCGATCACCCACGGCGCGCTCGGCGCGAACCTGGCTTCGCTCGAGGAGCTGACCGGGGTGACGGCGGACGACGTCGGCGTCGGCTGGATCCCCTTCTACCACGACATGGGCCTGATCGGGTCCCTGCTGCTCCCGATGTACCGCGGGTTCGGCGTGTACTTCCTGTCGGCGTCGGCGTTCATCCGCCGTCCCGGCCGCTGGCTCGACCTGATCGGCCAGGTGCGCGCGACGATCAGCGTCGCCCCGGACTTCGGGTACCGGCTCTGCGTCGACCGCGTGCCCGCCGCCTGGTCCGGGGACTTGTCGACGCTCCGGACGCTGCTCAACGGCTCGGAACCGCTCAGCCACGCGACGCTGAAGAGGTTCGAGGACCGGTTCGCCGCCGCGGGATTCGACCCGTCGGCCTGGCTGCCGTGCTACGGGATGGCGGAAGCCACGCTGATGGTGTCCGGACGCCGGCGCGGCACCGGAGCGGTGAGCCGCGCCTTCTCCGCCCGCGACCTCGACCACGCCGGGACCGCCCGGCCGTGTTCGGACGACGGGGCCCGCCGCTTGGTCAGCTCGGGACGGCCGGTGGGCTGCGAGGTCGAAATCCGCAAGGACGGCGAACCGGTTCCGGACGGGACGGTCGGTTCGGTGCTGATCCGCGGGGAGAACGTGTTCACCGGAACGTACTGCCGGTCGATCGGCTCGGTCCCGGCCGTCGCGGACGCCCCGGCCGGGCGCTGGTGGCACGAATCGGGCGACCTCGGGTTCTTCCACGAGGGCGAGCTGTACGTCTGCGGCCGGGAGGCCGATCTGATCAGCCGCAACGGCGTCCAGCACCACGCCGTCGACATCGAGCGGAAGCTCTCCGAGATCGCGCGGCGCGACGTCCCGTCCGCGGCGTTCGGCATCGCGCACTCCACCCATGACGAGGCCATGGTCCTGCTGGAGGTGCCGCGGTCGCTGGTGCGCGGCGAGGACGGACTGGGCGCGGTGCTGGACACGTGGGGCCAGGAACTCGCCGCGGCGCTCGACCTCCCCCGGGTCGGGATCCAGATCGTCCCGGTCGGCTCGCTGCCGCGCACGACGAGCGGCAAGGTCCAGCGCGGCCTCGCCCGGAGCCGGTTCCGCGACCAGCGGTTCGAAGCGTTCGGCACGAGCACGGTGGGCCAGGACATCATCGCGCTGCTGAAGTCGTCAGCGGCGACCGGGAACGAGGTGAGCGCACCATGA